TTTTGATGGGTTTATAAAAGCGTTGGAAGAAGGAAAAGTTCTTGTAGATTTTGATGCTCGTACTGGGCACAACCACGGCACAAAATTCCGCATGAAGCAGGATTGCCTGCCAATGCTTTATGCAAAAGCAACAGAAATTATTTAGCCTTTCAAAAAATGGCTATCATGTTTACATTTCCAACAAAAGAGATTATGCATATTTTTAATATATCGCAGAAAATAGTTATTTCCTTCCTGTAATTTTACATCATAAAACCGACAGCTTATATCATTAATTCTTTTTGTCATCGCCTTAGTTTTATGGTATCATTAACACATAAAAACATAATAATGATCAAAAAACACTTATTTTTATTGATAGTTTTATTTACTTTATTTGCATCTGCGGCGTTTGCCGTTGAAAAAGAGAGCATTATACCTGTTGTTGATGGTGAGTCAAAAGATGCAATTTGGCTTTACAAGTTTTCGGCTGGAGATTATTTTTTGGCGCAAGATGTTGCAAATGTTTACAAAGCAGTGCCAAGCTGGAAGGCCGCAAGTGGCAAGGTTTCGCTTTCTATGAACAACCAGCGGCTTGATATTTTTGTAAAGAGTTCGCGTGCCTCGTTAAATGGCAAACCTTTTGGAATGAAATTGCCGTCAAAGTATGTTTCGGGCAAGTTATATGTGCCTACAAGTTTGCTTAGCGCGGAAAAATTTTCCGATTTTAGCGGTAGTAAATCTGAGTTTAACAAAGAAAACGGTGTACTTACGGTAGAAAAAATAGTAAATGTTTACGCTCCAAGGTTTTACTCTAAATATGATGAAACCGTTCTTACTTTTGCGGTGCTTGAAAACTTAGATTATGCTGTTGAACAAAGCAAAAACCAGCTTGAGTTGCAGTTTTTGCGTGGCAGGGTTTTTGAAGAAACCGTTGGCATTGATGATGGTGTTATAAAAGAAGTTGCGCTAAAAAATACTGGCCGTATGGCAAAGGTGATTGTGCGTTTAGAAGAGGGTGCCGGCAATGTCGAAGTAAATGTGCTTTCAAAGCCATTGCGCGTTGTAGTTAGTGTTGTAAGAACAGATAAGGCAGGCCCGTTGCCAGATTCTTTTAAAGGCGAGTGCGTTATAGAAGGTTCAACGCAAACAATTAATACCGAATTTGTTTCTAGTATGGTGCAAGAGGAAATTGCATCTACCGACACAGCCAATCAAAATACACAAATTATAAAAAGTGCGGCACAAAAACCTGCTTTGGCAAAAGAGCGCAAAGTTTCTGTAAAAAATAGGTTGCAAGCGCCACAGGAAGTGGAAAAATTTAAGTCATTAAAGGCCGCGGTTGTTACGGAGCCGGTTGCAATTGTTGGAAATAGGGAGCCGTCGATTAGGGGTAGAAGAAAGGTGCTTGTGCTTGATGCAGGCCACGGCGGGCACGACCCCGGCGCAGTTGGTAAAAACGGCACTAACGAAAAAGATATAAACTTAAAAATAGTGCAAGAACTTAAAGCATTATTTGAAGAAGATGGTGCTTTTGATGTATATTTAACCCGCGAAGATGACACCTTTATTCCTTTGTATGATAGAGCGTCTTTTGCAAACCATAAAAAAGCTGATTTATTTGTTTCGGTGCATTGCAACGCTTCGTTAGATAGAGATTTGACTGGTTTTGAAATATATTTTCTTTCGGAAAATGCTTCAAGCCCCGAGGCTGCCGCCACTGAAATTTTAGAAAACTCTGTTATTAAGCTTGAAGCTAAATCGTCGCAGGAAAAAAGCCGTTTGGAAAACATTCTTGCATCTATGGTTATAAACGAATTTATAAATGAGGCATCTGAGCTTTGTTGTTTTGTTTCAGGTGAGGTTGTAAAGAGAACAAGTCAAAAAAATCGCGGTGTTATGCAGGCGGGCTTTTATGTTTTGCGCGGCACGCAAATGCCATCGGTGCTTGTTGAAACAGCATTTATTTCTAATCCGGGTGAAGAGGCAAAGCTTAACTCAGAAAATTTTCGGCAAAAGACTGCCGATTCAATTTATGATGCAGTTAAAAAATATTTTGCAAGAAGAGAAAGCATGGGGAAAACATGAACTTGAAACCTATTGGAATTTTTGACTCAGGCGTTGGCGGCCTTACAGTTATGGCCGAGGTGGCAAAACTTTTACCCGGGGAAGACATAATTTATTTTGGCGATACCGCACGCGTGCCTTACGGTTCAAAGTCAAAAGAAGCGGT
The window above is part of the Endomicrobiales bacterium genome. Proteins encoded here:
- a CDS encoding N-acetylmuramoyl-L-alanine amidase: MIKKHLFLLIVLFTLFASAAFAVEKESIIPVVDGESKDAIWLYKFSAGDYFLAQDVANVYKAVPSWKAASGKVSLSMNNQRLDIFVKSSRASLNGKPFGMKLPSKYVSGKLYVPTSLLSAEKFSDFSGSKSEFNKENGVLTVEKIVNVYAPRFYSKYDETVLTFAVLENLDYAVEQSKNQLELQFLRGRVFEETVGIDDGVIKEVALKNTGRMAKVIVRLEEGAGNVEVNVLSKPLRVVVSVVRTDKAGPLPDSFKGECVIEGSTQTINTEFVSSMVQEEIASTDTANQNTQIIKSAAQKPALAKERKVSVKNRLQAPQEVEKFKSLKAAVVTEPVAIVGNREPSIRGRRKVLVLDAGHGGHDPGAVGKNGTNEKDINLKIVQELKALFEEDGAFDVYLTREDDTFIPLYDRASFANHKKADLFVSVHCNASLDRDLTGFEIYFLSENASSPEAAATEILENSVIKLEAKSSQEKSRLENILASMVINEFINEASELCCFVSGEVVKRTSQKNRGVMQAGFYVLRGTQMPSVLVETAFISNPGEEAKLNSENFRQKTADSIYDAVKKYFARRESMGKT